From the genome of Bos indicus x Bos taurus breed Angus x Brahman F1 hybrid chromosome 14, Bos_hybrid_MaternalHap_v2.0, whole genome shotgun sequence, one region includes:
- the HSF1 gene encoding heat shock factor protein 1 isoform X7 — MDLPVGPGAAGPSNVPAFLTKLWTLVSDPDTDALICWSPSGNSFHVLDQGQFAKEVLPKYFKHSNMASFVRQLNMYGFRKVVHIEQGGLVKPERDDTEFQHPCFLRGQEQLLENIKRKVTSVSTLRSEDIKIRQDSVTKLLTDVQLMKGKQESMDSKLLAMKHENEALWREVASLRQKHAQQQKVVNKLIQFLISLVQSNRILGVKRKIPLMLNDGGPAHPMPKYGRQYSLEHIHGPGPYPAPSPAYSGSSLYSPDAVTSSGPIISDITELAPGSPVASSGGSVDERPLSSSPLVRVKEEPPSPPQSPRAEGASPGRPSSMVETPLSPTTLIDSILRESEPTPAASTTPLVDTGGRPPSPLPASAPEKCLSVACLDKTELSDHLDAMDSNLDNLQTMLTSHGFSVDTSTLLDLFSPSVTVPDMSLPDLDSSLASIQELLSPQEPPRPLEAEKSSPDSGKQLVHYTAQPLLLLDPGSVDVGSSDLPVLFELGEGSYFSEGDDYSDDPTISLLTGSEPPKAKDPTVS; from the exons ATGGATCTGCCCGTGGGCCCGGGCGCGGCGGGGCCCAGCAACGTCCCGGCCTTCCTGACCAAGCTGTGGACCCTCGTGAGCGACCCGGACACGGACGCGCTCATCTGCTGGAGCCCG AGCGGGAACAGCTTCCACGTGCTGGACCAGGGCCAGTTTGCCAAGGAGGTGCTGCCCAAGTACTTCAAGCACAGCAACATGGCTAGCTTCGTGCGGCAGCTCAACATGT ATGGCTTCCGGAAGGTGGTCCACATTGAGCAGGGTGGCCTGGTCAAGCCAGAGAGGGACGACACCGAGTTCCAGCACCCGTGCTTCCTGCGAGGCCAGGAGCAGCTCCTCGAGAACATCAAGAGGAAAGTGACCAGT GTGTCCACTCTGCGGAGCGAGGACATAAAGATTCGCCAGGACAGTGTTACCAAGCTGTTGACCGACGTGCAGCTGATGAAGGGGAAGCAGGAGAGCATGGACTCCAAGCTGCTGGCCATGAAGCA CGAGAACGAGGCGCTGTGGCGAGAGGTGGCCAGCCTGCGGCAGAAGCACGCCCAGCAACAGAAAGTCGTCAACAAG CTCATCCAGTTCCTCATCTCGCTGGTGCAGTCAAACCGGATCCTTGGGGTGAAGAGAAAGAT CCCCCTGATGCTGAACGACGGCGGCCCTGCGCACCCCATGCCCAAGTACGGCCGGCAGTACTCGCTGGAGCATATCCACGGCCCAGGCCCCTACCCG GCCCCTTCCCCAGCCTACAGCGGCTCCAGCCTCTACTCCCCAGACGCTGTCACCAGCTCCGGACCCATCATCTCCGACATCACCGAACTGGCCCCCGGCAGCCCCGTGGCCTCCTCAGGCGGGAGTGTAGACGAGAG GCCCCTGTCCAGCAGCCCCCTGGTTCGCGTAAAGGAGGAGCCCCCAAGCCCGCCACAGAGCCCCCGGGCAGAGGGTGCCAGCCCCGGCCGACCATCCTCCATGGTGGAGACGCCTCTGTCCCCGACCACCCTTATTGACTCCATCCTCCGGGAGAGCGAGCCCACGCCCGCTGCCTCCACCACACCCCTCGTGGACACCGGGGGCCGCCCCCCCTCGCCCCTGCCCGCCTCGGCTCCCGAGAAGTGCCTCAGCGTCGCCTGCCTAGACAA GACCGAGCTCAGCGACCACTTGGACGCCATGGACTCCAACCTGGACAACCTGCAGACCATGCTGACAAGCCATGGCTTCAGCGTGGACACCAGCACCCTGCTGGAT CTGTTCAGCCCCTCGGTTACGGTGCCCGACATGAGCCTGCCCGACCTGGACAGCAGCCTGGCCAGC ATCCAGGAGCTCCTCTCTCCCCAGGAGCCCCCCAGACCTCTGGAGGCAGAGAAAAGCAGCCCAGACTCAG GGAAGCAGCTGGTGCACTACACCGCCCAGCCCCTGCTGCTCCTGGACCCGGGCTCCGTGGACGTGGGGAGCAGCGACCTGCCGGTGCTCTTCGAGCTGGGGGAGGGCTCCTACTTCTCCGAGGGAGACGACTACTCGGATGACCCCACCATCTCCCTGCTGACGGGCTCAGAACCCCCCAAAGCCAAGGACCCCACTGTCTCGTAG
- the HSF1 gene encoding heat shock factor protein 1 isoform X6, translating into MDLPVGPGAAGPSNVPAFLTKLWTLVSDPDTDALICWSPSGNSFHVLDQGQFAKEVLPKYFKHSNMASFVRQLNMYGFRKVVHIEQGGLVKPERDDTEFQHPCFLRGQEQLLENIKRKVTSAISVTAPPGTQVSTLRSEDIKIRQDSVTKLLTDVQLMKGKQESMDSKLLAMKHENEALWREVASLRQKHAQQQKVVNKLIQFLISLVQSNRILGVKRKIPLMLNDGGPAHPMPKYGRQYSLEHIHGPGPYPAPSPAYSGSSLYSPDAVTSSGPIISDITELAPGSPVASSGGSVDERPLSSSPLVRVKEEPPSPPQSPRAEGASPGRPSSMVETPLSPTTLIDSILRESEPTPAASTTPLVDTGGRPPSPLPASAPEKCLSVACLDKTELSDHLDAMDSNLDNLQTMLTSHGFSVDTSTLLDLFSPSVTVPDMSLPDLDSSLASIQELLSPQEPPRPLEAEKSSPDSGKQLVHYTAQPLLLLDPGSVDVGSSDLPVLFELGEGSYFSEGDDYSDDPTISLLTGSEPPKAKDPTVS; encoded by the exons ATGGATCTGCCCGTGGGCCCGGGCGCGGCGGGGCCCAGCAACGTCCCGGCCTTCCTGACCAAGCTGTGGACCCTCGTGAGCGACCCGGACACGGACGCGCTCATCTGCTGGAGCCCG AGCGGGAACAGCTTCCACGTGCTGGACCAGGGCCAGTTTGCCAAGGAGGTGCTGCCCAAGTACTTCAAGCACAGCAACATGGCTAGCTTCGTGCGGCAGCTCAACATGT ATGGCTTCCGGAAGGTGGTCCACATTGAGCAGGGTGGCCTGGTCAAGCCAGAGAGGGACGACACCGAGTTCCAGCACCCGTGCTTCCTGCGAGGCCAGGAGCAGCTCCTCGAGAACATCAAGAGGAAAGTGACCAGT gccatCTCAGTGACTGCTCCCCCGGGGACCCAGGTGTCCACTCTGCGGAGCGAGGACATAAAGATTCGCCAGGACAGTGTTACCAAGCTGTTGACCGACGTGCAGCTGATGAAGGGGAAGCAGGAGAGCATGGACTCCAAGCTGCTGGCCATGAAGCA CGAGAACGAGGCGCTGTGGCGAGAGGTGGCCAGCCTGCGGCAGAAGCACGCCCAGCAACAGAAAGTCGTCAACAAG CTCATCCAGTTCCTCATCTCGCTGGTGCAGTCAAACCGGATCCTTGGGGTGAAGAGAAAGAT CCCCCTGATGCTGAACGACGGCGGCCCTGCGCACCCCATGCCCAAGTACGGCCGGCAGTACTCGCTGGAGCATATCCACGGCCCAGGCCCCTACCCG GCCCCTTCCCCAGCCTACAGCGGCTCCAGCCTCTACTCCCCAGACGCTGTCACCAGCTCCGGACCCATCATCTCCGACATCACCGAACTGGCCCCCGGCAGCCCCGTGGCCTCCTCAGGCGGGAGTGTAGACGAGAG GCCCCTGTCCAGCAGCCCCCTGGTTCGCGTAAAGGAGGAGCCCCCAAGCCCGCCACAGAGCCCCCGGGCAGAGGGTGCCAGCCCCGGCCGACCATCCTCCATGGTGGAGACGCCTCTGTCCCCGACCACCCTTATTGACTCCATCCTCCGGGAGAGCGAGCCCACGCCCGCTGCCTCCACCACACCCCTCGTGGACACCGGGGGCCGCCCCCCCTCGCCCCTGCCCGCCTCGGCTCCCGAGAAGTGCCTCAGCGTCGCCTGCCTAGACAA GACCGAGCTCAGCGACCACTTGGACGCCATGGACTCCAACCTGGACAACCTGCAGACCATGCTGACAAGCCATGGCTTCAGCGTGGACACCAGCACCCTGCTGGAT CTGTTCAGCCCCTCGGTTACGGTGCCCGACATGAGCCTGCCCGACCTGGACAGCAGCCTGGCCAGC ATCCAGGAGCTCCTCTCTCCCCAGGAGCCCCCCAGACCTCTGGAGGCAGAGAAAAGCAGCCCAGACTCAG GGAAGCAGCTGGTGCACTACACCGCCCAGCCCCTGCTGCTCCTGGACCCGGGCTCCGTGGACGTGGGGAGCAGCGACCTGCCGGTGCTCTTCGAGCTGGGGGAGGGCTCCTACTTCTCCGAGGGAGACGACTACTCGGATGACCCCACCATCTCCCTGCTGACGGGCTCAGAACCCCCCAAAGCCAAGGACCCCACTGTCTCGTAG
- the HSF1 gene encoding heat shock factor protein 1 isoform X3, producing the protein MDLPVGPGAAGPSNVPAFLTKLWTLVSDPDTDALICWSPSGNSFHVLDQGQFAKEVLPKYFKHSNMASFVRQLNMYGFRKVVHIEQGGLVKPERDDTEFQHPCFLRGQEQLLENIKRKVTSVSTLRSEDIKIRQDSVTKLLTDVQLMKGKQESMDSKLLAMKHENEALWREVASLRQKHAQQQKVVNKLIQFLISLVQSNRILGVKRKIPLMLNDGGPAHPMPKYGRQYSLEHIHGPGPYPAPSPAYSGSSLYSPDAVTSSGPIISDITELAPGSPVASSGGSVDERPLSSSPLVRVKEEPPSPPQSPRAEGASPGRPSSMVETPLSPTTLIDSILRESEPTPAASTTPLVDTGGRPPSPLPASAPEKCLSVACLDNLARTPKMSGVARLFPCPSSSLHGRVQPGTELSDHLDAMDSNLDNLQTMLTSHGFSVDTSTLLDLFSPSVTVPDMSLPDLDSSLASQIQELLSPQEPPRPLEAEKSSPDSGKQLVHYTAQPLLLLDPGSVDVGSSDLPVLFELGEGSYFSEGDDYSDDPTISLLTGSEPPKAKDPTVS; encoded by the exons ATGGATCTGCCCGTGGGCCCGGGCGCGGCGGGGCCCAGCAACGTCCCGGCCTTCCTGACCAAGCTGTGGACCCTCGTGAGCGACCCGGACACGGACGCGCTCATCTGCTGGAGCCCG AGCGGGAACAGCTTCCACGTGCTGGACCAGGGCCAGTTTGCCAAGGAGGTGCTGCCCAAGTACTTCAAGCACAGCAACATGGCTAGCTTCGTGCGGCAGCTCAACATGT ATGGCTTCCGGAAGGTGGTCCACATTGAGCAGGGTGGCCTGGTCAAGCCAGAGAGGGACGACACCGAGTTCCAGCACCCGTGCTTCCTGCGAGGCCAGGAGCAGCTCCTCGAGAACATCAAGAGGAAAGTGACCAGT GTGTCCACTCTGCGGAGCGAGGACATAAAGATTCGCCAGGACAGTGTTACCAAGCTGTTGACCGACGTGCAGCTGATGAAGGGGAAGCAGGAGAGCATGGACTCCAAGCTGCTGGCCATGAAGCA CGAGAACGAGGCGCTGTGGCGAGAGGTGGCCAGCCTGCGGCAGAAGCACGCCCAGCAACAGAAAGTCGTCAACAAG CTCATCCAGTTCCTCATCTCGCTGGTGCAGTCAAACCGGATCCTTGGGGTGAAGAGAAAGAT CCCCCTGATGCTGAACGACGGCGGCCCTGCGCACCCCATGCCCAAGTACGGCCGGCAGTACTCGCTGGAGCATATCCACGGCCCAGGCCCCTACCCG GCCCCTTCCCCAGCCTACAGCGGCTCCAGCCTCTACTCCCCAGACGCTGTCACCAGCTCCGGACCCATCATCTCCGACATCACCGAACTGGCCCCCGGCAGCCCCGTGGCCTCCTCAGGCGGGAGTGTAGACGAGAG GCCCCTGTCCAGCAGCCCCCTGGTTCGCGTAAAGGAGGAGCCCCCAAGCCCGCCACAGAGCCCCCGGGCAGAGGGTGCCAGCCCCGGCCGACCATCCTCCATGGTGGAGACGCCTCTGTCCCCGACCACCCTTATTGACTCCATCCTCCGGGAGAGCGAGCCCACGCCCGCTGCCTCCACCACACCCCTCGTGGACACCGGGGGCCGCCCCCCCTCGCCCCTGCCCGCCTCGGCTCCCGAGAAGTGCCTCAGCGTCGCCTGCCTAGACAA TTTGGCTCGCACTCCAAAGATGTCTGGGGTCGCCCGCCtcttcccctgcccctcctcctctctgcatGGCCGAGTCCAGCCAGG GACCGAGCTCAGCGACCACTTGGACGCCATGGACTCCAACCTGGACAACCTGCAGACCATGCTGACAAGCCATGGCTTCAGCGTGGACACCAGCACCCTGCTGGAT CTGTTCAGCCCCTCGGTTACGGTGCCCGACATGAGCCTGCCCGACCTGGACAGCAGCCTGGCCAGC CAGATCCAGGAGCTCCTCTCTCCCCAGGAGCCCCCCAGACCTCTGGAGGCAGAGAAAAGCAGCCCAGACTCAG GGAAGCAGCTGGTGCACTACACCGCCCAGCCCCTGCTGCTCCTGGACCCGGGCTCCGTGGACGTGGGGAGCAGCGACCTGCCGGTGCTCTTCGAGCTGGGGGAGGGCTCCTACTTCTCCGAGGGAGACGACTACTCGGATGACCCCACCATCTCCCTGCTGACGGGCTCAGAACCCCCCAAAGCCAAGGACCCCACTGTCTCGTAG
- the HSF1 gene encoding heat shock factor protein 1 isoform X5: MDLPVGPGAAGPSNVPAFLTKLWTLVSDPDTDALICWSPSGNSFHVLDQGQFAKEVLPKYFKHSNMASFVRQLNMYGFRKVVHIEQGGLVKPERDDTEFQHPCFLRGQEQLLENIKRKVTSAISVTAPPGTQVSTLRSEDIKIRQDSVTKLLTDVQLMKGKQESMDSKLLAMKHENEALWREVASLRQKHAQQQKVVNKLIQFLISLVQSNRILGVKRKIPLMLNDGGPAHPMPKYGRQYSLEHIHGPGPYPAPSPAYSGSSLYSPDAVTSSGPIISDITELAPGSPVASSGGSVDERPLSSSPLVRVKEEPPSPPQSPRAEGASPGRPSSMVETPLSPTTLIDSILRESEPTPAASTTPLVDTGGRPPSPLPASAPEKCLSVACLDKTELSDHLDAMDSNLDNLQTMLTSHGFSVDTSTLLDLFSPSVTVPDMSLPDLDSSLASQIQELLSPQEPPRPLEAEKSSPDSGKQLVHYTAQPLLLLDPGSVDVGSSDLPVLFELGEGSYFSEGDDYSDDPTISLLTGSEPPKAKDPTVS, translated from the exons ATGGATCTGCCCGTGGGCCCGGGCGCGGCGGGGCCCAGCAACGTCCCGGCCTTCCTGACCAAGCTGTGGACCCTCGTGAGCGACCCGGACACGGACGCGCTCATCTGCTGGAGCCCG AGCGGGAACAGCTTCCACGTGCTGGACCAGGGCCAGTTTGCCAAGGAGGTGCTGCCCAAGTACTTCAAGCACAGCAACATGGCTAGCTTCGTGCGGCAGCTCAACATGT ATGGCTTCCGGAAGGTGGTCCACATTGAGCAGGGTGGCCTGGTCAAGCCAGAGAGGGACGACACCGAGTTCCAGCACCCGTGCTTCCTGCGAGGCCAGGAGCAGCTCCTCGAGAACATCAAGAGGAAAGTGACCAGT gccatCTCAGTGACTGCTCCCCCGGGGACCCAGGTGTCCACTCTGCGGAGCGAGGACATAAAGATTCGCCAGGACAGTGTTACCAAGCTGTTGACCGACGTGCAGCTGATGAAGGGGAAGCAGGAGAGCATGGACTCCAAGCTGCTGGCCATGAAGCA CGAGAACGAGGCGCTGTGGCGAGAGGTGGCCAGCCTGCGGCAGAAGCACGCCCAGCAACAGAAAGTCGTCAACAAG CTCATCCAGTTCCTCATCTCGCTGGTGCAGTCAAACCGGATCCTTGGGGTGAAGAGAAAGAT CCCCCTGATGCTGAACGACGGCGGCCCTGCGCACCCCATGCCCAAGTACGGCCGGCAGTACTCGCTGGAGCATATCCACGGCCCAGGCCCCTACCCG GCCCCTTCCCCAGCCTACAGCGGCTCCAGCCTCTACTCCCCAGACGCTGTCACCAGCTCCGGACCCATCATCTCCGACATCACCGAACTGGCCCCCGGCAGCCCCGTGGCCTCCTCAGGCGGGAGTGTAGACGAGAG GCCCCTGTCCAGCAGCCCCCTGGTTCGCGTAAAGGAGGAGCCCCCAAGCCCGCCACAGAGCCCCCGGGCAGAGGGTGCCAGCCCCGGCCGACCATCCTCCATGGTGGAGACGCCTCTGTCCCCGACCACCCTTATTGACTCCATCCTCCGGGAGAGCGAGCCCACGCCCGCTGCCTCCACCACACCCCTCGTGGACACCGGGGGCCGCCCCCCCTCGCCCCTGCCCGCCTCGGCTCCCGAGAAGTGCCTCAGCGTCGCCTGCCTAGACAA GACCGAGCTCAGCGACCACTTGGACGCCATGGACTCCAACCTGGACAACCTGCAGACCATGCTGACAAGCCATGGCTTCAGCGTGGACACCAGCACCCTGCTGGAT CTGTTCAGCCCCTCGGTTACGGTGCCCGACATGAGCCTGCCCGACCTGGACAGCAGCCTGGCCAGC CAGATCCAGGAGCTCCTCTCTCCCCAGGAGCCCCCCAGACCTCTGGAGGCAGAGAAAAGCAGCCCAGACTCAG GGAAGCAGCTGGTGCACTACACCGCCCAGCCCCTGCTGCTCCTGGACCCGGGCTCCGTGGACGTGGGGAGCAGCGACCTGCCGGTGCTCTTCGAGCTGGGGGAGGGCTCCTACTTCTCCGAGGGAGACGACTACTCGGATGACCCCACCATCTCCCTGCTGACGGGCTCAGAACCCCCCAAAGCCAAGGACCCCACTGTCTCGTAG
- the HSF1 gene encoding heat shock factor protein 1 isoform X4, which yields MDLPVGPGAAGPSNVPAFLTKLWTLVSDPDTDALICWSPSGNSFHVLDQGQFAKEVLPKYFKHSNMASFVRQLNMYGFRKVVHIEQGGLVKPERDDTEFQHPCFLRGQEQLLENIKRKVTSVSTLRSEDIKIRQDSVTKLLTDVQLMKGKQESMDSKLLAMKHENEALWREVASLRQKHAQQQKVVNKLIQFLISLVQSNRILGVKRKIPLMLNDGGPAHPMPKYGRQYSLEHIHGPGPYPAPSPAYSGSSLYSPDAVTSSGPIISDITELAPGSPVASSGGSVDERPLSSSPLVRVKEEPPSPPQSPRAEGASPGRPSSMVETPLSPTTLIDSILRESEPTPAASTTPLVDTGGRPPSPLPASAPEKCLSVACLDNLARTPKMSGVARLFPCPSSSLHGRVQPGTELSDHLDAMDSNLDNLQTMLTSHGFSVDTSTLLDLFSPSVTVPDMSLPDLDSSLASIQELLSPQEPPRPLEAEKSSPDSGKQLVHYTAQPLLLLDPGSVDVGSSDLPVLFELGEGSYFSEGDDYSDDPTISLLTGSEPPKAKDPTVS from the exons ATGGATCTGCCCGTGGGCCCGGGCGCGGCGGGGCCCAGCAACGTCCCGGCCTTCCTGACCAAGCTGTGGACCCTCGTGAGCGACCCGGACACGGACGCGCTCATCTGCTGGAGCCCG AGCGGGAACAGCTTCCACGTGCTGGACCAGGGCCAGTTTGCCAAGGAGGTGCTGCCCAAGTACTTCAAGCACAGCAACATGGCTAGCTTCGTGCGGCAGCTCAACATGT ATGGCTTCCGGAAGGTGGTCCACATTGAGCAGGGTGGCCTGGTCAAGCCAGAGAGGGACGACACCGAGTTCCAGCACCCGTGCTTCCTGCGAGGCCAGGAGCAGCTCCTCGAGAACATCAAGAGGAAAGTGACCAGT GTGTCCACTCTGCGGAGCGAGGACATAAAGATTCGCCAGGACAGTGTTACCAAGCTGTTGACCGACGTGCAGCTGATGAAGGGGAAGCAGGAGAGCATGGACTCCAAGCTGCTGGCCATGAAGCA CGAGAACGAGGCGCTGTGGCGAGAGGTGGCCAGCCTGCGGCAGAAGCACGCCCAGCAACAGAAAGTCGTCAACAAG CTCATCCAGTTCCTCATCTCGCTGGTGCAGTCAAACCGGATCCTTGGGGTGAAGAGAAAGAT CCCCCTGATGCTGAACGACGGCGGCCCTGCGCACCCCATGCCCAAGTACGGCCGGCAGTACTCGCTGGAGCATATCCACGGCCCAGGCCCCTACCCG GCCCCTTCCCCAGCCTACAGCGGCTCCAGCCTCTACTCCCCAGACGCTGTCACCAGCTCCGGACCCATCATCTCCGACATCACCGAACTGGCCCCCGGCAGCCCCGTGGCCTCCTCAGGCGGGAGTGTAGACGAGAG GCCCCTGTCCAGCAGCCCCCTGGTTCGCGTAAAGGAGGAGCCCCCAAGCCCGCCACAGAGCCCCCGGGCAGAGGGTGCCAGCCCCGGCCGACCATCCTCCATGGTGGAGACGCCTCTGTCCCCGACCACCCTTATTGACTCCATCCTCCGGGAGAGCGAGCCCACGCCCGCTGCCTCCACCACACCCCTCGTGGACACCGGGGGCCGCCCCCCCTCGCCCCTGCCCGCCTCGGCTCCCGAGAAGTGCCTCAGCGTCGCCTGCCTAGACAA TTTGGCTCGCACTCCAAAGATGTCTGGGGTCGCCCGCCtcttcccctgcccctcctcctctctgcatGGCCGAGTCCAGCCAGG GACCGAGCTCAGCGACCACTTGGACGCCATGGACTCCAACCTGGACAACCTGCAGACCATGCTGACAAGCCATGGCTTCAGCGTGGACACCAGCACCCTGCTGGAT CTGTTCAGCCCCTCGGTTACGGTGCCCGACATGAGCCTGCCCGACCTGGACAGCAGCCTGGCCAGC ATCCAGGAGCTCCTCTCTCCCCAGGAGCCCCCCAGACCTCTGGAGGCAGAGAAAAGCAGCCCAGACTCAG GGAAGCAGCTGGTGCACTACACCGCCCAGCCCCTGCTGCTCCTGGACCCGGGCTCCGTGGACGTGGGGAGCAGCGACCTGCCGGTGCTCTTCGAGCTGGGGGAGGGCTCCTACTTCTCCGAGGGAGACGACTACTCGGATGACCCCACCATCTCCCTGCTGACGGGCTCAGAACCCCCCAAAGCCAAGGACCCCACTGTCTCGTAG
- the HSF1 gene encoding heat shock factor protein 1 isoform X2 → MDLPVGPGAAGPSNVPAFLTKLWTLVSDPDTDALICWSPSGNSFHVLDQGQFAKEVLPKYFKHSNMASFVRQLNMYGFRKVVHIEQGGLVKPERDDTEFQHPCFLRGQEQLLENIKRKVTSAISVTAPPGTQVSTLRSEDIKIRQDSVTKLLTDVQLMKGKQESMDSKLLAMKHENEALWREVASLRQKHAQQQKVVNKLIQFLISLVQSNRILGVKRKIPLMLNDGGPAHPMPKYGRQYSLEHIHGPGPYPAPSPAYSGSSLYSPDAVTSSGPIISDITELAPGSPVASSGGSVDERPLSSSPLVRVKEEPPSPPQSPRAEGASPGRPSSMVETPLSPTTLIDSILRESEPTPAASTTPLVDTGGRPPSPLPASAPEKCLSVACLDNLARTPKMSGVARLFPCPSSSLHGRVQPGTELSDHLDAMDSNLDNLQTMLTSHGFSVDTSTLLDLFSPSVTVPDMSLPDLDSSLASIQELLSPQEPPRPLEAEKSSPDSGKQLVHYTAQPLLLLDPGSVDVGSSDLPVLFELGEGSYFSEGDDYSDDPTISLLTGSEPPKAKDPTVS, encoded by the exons ATGGATCTGCCCGTGGGCCCGGGCGCGGCGGGGCCCAGCAACGTCCCGGCCTTCCTGACCAAGCTGTGGACCCTCGTGAGCGACCCGGACACGGACGCGCTCATCTGCTGGAGCCCG AGCGGGAACAGCTTCCACGTGCTGGACCAGGGCCAGTTTGCCAAGGAGGTGCTGCCCAAGTACTTCAAGCACAGCAACATGGCTAGCTTCGTGCGGCAGCTCAACATGT ATGGCTTCCGGAAGGTGGTCCACATTGAGCAGGGTGGCCTGGTCAAGCCAGAGAGGGACGACACCGAGTTCCAGCACCCGTGCTTCCTGCGAGGCCAGGAGCAGCTCCTCGAGAACATCAAGAGGAAAGTGACCAGT gccatCTCAGTGACTGCTCCCCCGGGGACCCAGGTGTCCACTCTGCGGAGCGAGGACATAAAGATTCGCCAGGACAGTGTTACCAAGCTGTTGACCGACGTGCAGCTGATGAAGGGGAAGCAGGAGAGCATGGACTCCAAGCTGCTGGCCATGAAGCA CGAGAACGAGGCGCTGTGGCGAGAGGTGGCCAGCCTGCGGCAGAAGCACGCCCAGCAACAGAAAGTCGTCAACAAG CTCATCCAGTTCCTCATCTCGCTGGTGCAGTCAAACCGGATCCTTGGGGTGAAGAGAAAGAT CCCCCTGATGCTGAACGACGGCGGCCCTGCGCACCCCATGCCCAAGTACGGCCGGCAGTACTCGCTGGAGCATATCCACGGCCCAGGCCCCTACCCG GCCCCTTCCCCAGCCTACAGCGGCTCCAGCCTCTACTCCCCAGACGCTGTCACCAGCTCCGGACCCATCATCTCCGACATCACCGAACTGGCCCCCGGCAGCCCCGTGGCCTCCTCAGGCGGGAGTGTAGACGAGAG GCCCCTGTCCAGCAGCCCCCTGGTTCGCGTAAAGGAGGAGCCCCCAAGCCCGCCACAGAGCCCCCGGGCAGAGGGTGCCAGCCCCGGCCGACCATCCTCCATGGTGGAGACGCCTCTGTCCCCGACCACCCTTATTGACTCCATCCTCCGGGAGAGCGAGCCCACGCCCGCTGCCTCCACCACACCCCTCGTGGACACCGGGGGCCGCCCCCCCTCGCCCCTGCCCGCCTCGGCTCCCGAGAAGTGCCTCAGCGTCGCCTGCCTAGACAA TTTGGCTCGCACTCCAAAGATGTCTGGGGTCGCCCGCCtcttcccctgcccctcctcctctctgcatGGCCGAGTCCAGCCAGG GACCGAGCTCAGCGACCACTTGGACGCCATGGACTCCAACCTGGACAACCTGCAGACCATGCTGACAAGCCATGGCTTCAGCGTGGACACCAGCACCCTGCTGGAT CTGTTCAGCCCCTCGGTTACGGTGCCCGACATGAGCCTGCCCGACCTGGACAGCAGCCTGGCCAGC ATCCAGGAGCTCCTCTCTCCCCAGGAGCCCCCCAGACCTCTGGAGGCAGAGAAAAGCAGCCCAGACTCAG GGAAGCAGCTGGTGCACTACACCGCCCAGCCCCTGCTGCTCCTGGACCCGGGCTCCGTGGACGTGGGGAGCAGCGACCTGCCGGTGCTCTTCGAGCTGGGGGAGGGCTCCTACTTCTCCGAGGGAGACGACTACTCGGATGACCCCACCATCTCCCTGCTGACGGGCTCAGAACCCCCCAAAGCCAAGGACCCCACTGTCTCGTAG